The Astatotilapia calliptera chromosome 17, fAstCal1.2, whole genome shotgun sequence genome has a segment encoding these proteins:
- the LOC113009486 gene encoding piwi-like protein 1 has product YDYNPWAADWAKEMRGLAVISAPPLNNWLLFHTRRNGNEASSLLQTLSRVSGPLGIAMGKPVMIQYEDHQESLLTALRHSVGPQIEMVVVVLPNNRKDKYDSVKKFLCVDCPTPSQCVVARTLSRPQALMTIATKIALQMACKMGGELWSVEIPLKQLMIVGIDCYHDTAAGKRSIGALVASLNQSMCRWLSKCVLQHKGQEIMDELKKTLSAALKEYLRFNGCLPSRIIVYRDGVGDGQLHSVVNYEVQQIMDSIKSVGQDYNPKLSVVVVKKRISSRFFAHINGKVSNPPPGTIVDAEVTRPEWYDFYIVSQAVRSESVSPTHYNVVYDTSGLKPDHMQRLTYKLCHMYYNWQGIIRVPAPCQYAHKLAFLVGQSIHKEPNMKLDDQLFYLLTLVWCSGL; this is encoded by the exons TATGACTACAACCCCTGGGCCGCTGACTGGGCCAAAGAGATGCGTGGATTAGCTGTGATAAGCGCTCCTCCCTTGAACAACTGGCTCCTCTTTCACACCCGTCGTAACGGCAATGAAGCCAGTTCTCTTCTACAGACCCTCAGCAGAGTCTCAGGCCCACTGGGAATTGCCATGGGAAAACCTGTCAT GATACAGTATGAAGATCATCAGGAGTCTCTCCTCACAGCCCTACGGCACAGTGTCGGACCCCAGATAGAGATG gTGGTGGTAGTCCTCCCCAACAACAGGAAGGATAAGTATGACAGCGTTAAGAAGTTCCTTTGTGTGGACTGCCCCACTCCCAGCCAGTGTGTGGTGGCCCGTACCCTCAGCCGACCTCAGGCACTCATGACTATAGCTACAAAGATTGCGCTGCAGATGGCTTGCAAGATGGGAGGGGAACTCTGGAGTGTGGAAATCCCT CTCAAACAGCTGATGATCGTGGGCATCGACTGCTACCATGACACCGCTGCTGGGAAAAGGTCTATTGGTGCTCTAGTGGCCAGTCTCAACCAAAGCATGTGCAG GTGGCTCTCAAAGTGTGTGCTGCAACACAAAGGTCAGGAGATCATGGATGAGCTGAAGAAGACTTTGAGTG CTGCCCTGAAAGAGTATTTGAGGTTCAATGGCTGTCTGCCTTCACGCATCATCGTTTACCGAGACGGAGTGGGGGATGGGCAGTTGCACAGTGTGGTGAACTATGAGGTTCAGCAGATCATGGACTCCATCAAGTCAGTGGGGCAAGACTACAA CCCAAAGCTGagtgtggtggtggtgaagaAGCGCATAAGCAGCAGGTTTTTCGCCCACATAAATGGCAAGGTGTCCAATCCTCCTCCTGGCACCATCGTTGACGCAGAGGTCACCCGGCCAGAGTG GTATGACTTCTATATTGTGAGCCAGGCTGTTCGCAGTGAGAGTGTCTCACCAACCCACTACAATGTCGTGTATGACACCAGTGGACTCAAGCCAGATCACATGCAGCGGCTCACCTACAAGCTCTGCCACATGTACTACAACTGGCAG GGGATCATCAGAGTGCCTGCTCCCTGCCAGTACGCCCACAAGTTGGCTTTCCTTGTGGGTCAGAGCATCCACAAAGAGCCCAATATGAAACTGGATGACCAGCTTTTCTAccttttaacccttgtatggtgttcgggtctgtga
- the LOC113009364 gene encoding uncharacterized protein LOC113009364, translated as MTSRASPLTGDVTMKPTLYIDLAVQLKRIHTAGQQRFKRSNTEFNTKQHFRHKKQKSEMASSNCNTMTNDETVQTNRDNSTVHALVSLLDNLLSSFSKKQLDALTSGYPDCFTAKRLAGFLKDVMDLCAQSLAVSPLRSSQNSPVHENCSVHTTTGKTVLSPVKFLDDSAEQEFDTAQNIDANSQETANTEERCQNADQHSAAKAENNPIPDPQQQKSCVEHEASIPPLTNISQTESYKKIQNHRSSVDCEPPENTLDFERWLETLIQAVLSKLGKLLKCPHSHQKRLLDLLLDKFKGMDLHLDRKVQNYFDCIANAIFTNIIGNGEEWGGGFNEFNGRTNI; from the exons ATGACGAGCCGGGCCAGTCCTTTGACTGGTGACGTTACAATGAAACCGACCTTATATATAGACCTGGCTGTTCAGTTGAAACGCATTCACACAGCGGGACAGCAGCGCTTTAAACGTTCAAACACGGAgtttaacacaaaacaacattttagacataaaaaacaaaaaagtgaaatggCAAGCTCAAACTGTAACACAATGACAAATGATGAAACAGTTCAGACCAATCGGGATAATTCTACAGTACATGCTTTGGTATCCCTCTTGGATAACTTGTTAAGTAGTTTTTCGAAAAAGCAGTTGGACGCGCTTACCTCAGGCTATCCGGATTGCTTCACCGCTAAGCGGCTTGCAGGTTTTTTAAAGGACGTAATGGACCTGTGTGCACAGTCACTAGCAGTATCACCACTGAGGTCTTCCCAGAACTCCCCTGTACATGAAAACTGTTCTGTCCACACCACCACTGGCAAAACGGTTTTGTCACCTGTGAAATTTTTGGACGATTCTGCTGAGCAGGAGTTTGATACAGCACAGAATATAGATGCTAACAGCCAAGAAACAGCTAACACAGAAGAACGCTGTCAAAATGCTGACCAACACAGTGctgcaaaagcagaaaacaatccAATTCCAGATCCCCAGCAGCAGAAATCCTGTGTTGAACATGAAGCCAGCATCCCACCGTTAACAAACATAAGTCAAACGGAGTCATATAAAAAGATACAGAATCACAGATCTTCTGTAGACTGTGAGCCACCTGAAAACACCTTAGACTTTGAAAGATGGTTAGAGACATTAATTCAGGCTGTGCTTTCAAAGCTTGGTAAACTTTTAAAGTGCCCTCATTCTCACCAAAAACGTTTGTTGGATCTACTCTTGGACAAATTCAAGGGGATGGATTTGCATTTAGACCGAAAAGTGCAGAATTATTTTGACTGCATTGCTAATGCCATTT TCACTAATATCATTGGAAATGGGGAGGAGTGGGGAGGAGGATTCAATGAATTTAATGGGAGAACCAATATTTAA
- the LOC113009487 gene encoding USP6 N-terminal-like protein, protein MDNQEQDITDPFLALETALARLNENTQLRRAKLELPAPGKEDEFPKKPLGQLPPEIAAANHVANSQSHAEPAEPPREPSPLPDPQQDGRPPSRAHRESLEKRIRHHKGDKRETHSRGSGEISNETQKQSTYTIPERGETPLSAPTPTPQMTAVDGGKAHAIANHNSNAASSSRRDMPGPQWVKPSETKLEALREIQMSRGPSPAPSSPDDTAQPHRRPRSKGYAPGTDRGSNASQYDNVPGLPEQDFEILELEKPPSRLRPLRYNFFFSVNIYRYI, encoded by the exons atggatAACCAGGAACAAGATATTACAGACCCATTTCTTGCTTTAGAAACAGCGTTAGCTAGGTTAAATGAAAATACACAGCTCAGGAGGGCGAAGCTGGAGCTGCCCGCACCAG GTAAAGAGGACGAGTTTCCCAAGAAGCCTCTAGGGCAGCTTCCTCCTGAGATAGCCGCAGCAAACCACGTGGCCAACAGTCAAAGCCACGCGGAGCCAGCCGAGCCCCCCAGGGAGCCAAGTCCTCTACCGGACCCCCAGCAGGACGGACGGCCCCCGAGCCGAGCCCACCGGGAATCGCTGGAGAAACGGATCCGTCACCACAAGGGGGACAAAAGGGAAACCCACTCAAGGGGGTCAGGTGAAATCTCAAATGAGACACAAAAGCAATCCACCTACACCATACCAGAGAGGGGGGAGACACCGCTGTCAGCCCCCACCCCAACACCACAGATGACCGCTGTGGATGGAGGAAAGGCTCACGCCATCGCCAACCACAACTCCAACGCAGCCTCTAGCTCCCGCAGAGACATGCCTGGGCCCCAGTGGGTCAAACCCTCCGAGACTAAGCTAGAAGCTTTGCGGGAAATTCAGATGAGCCGAGGGCCATCGCCGGCTCCTTCCAGCCCAGATGACACCGCTCAGCCTCACCGCCGGCCACGCTCCAAGGGCTACGCCCCCGGCACCGACCGAGGCTCCAATGCCTCCCAGTATGATAATGTACCAGGGCTGCCGGAGCAGGACTTCGAGATCCTGGAGCTTGAGAAGCCTCCGTCCAGATTGAGGCCCCTTCGGTATAATTTCTTCTTCTCAGTTAATATATACAGATACATTTAA